A segment of the Necator americanus strain Aroian chromosome IV, whole genome shotgun sequence genome:
aaatgtttgcgCTTTTTTATTTGCGGGCATGACACTCGAGATATGTATGCAAACGAATGTGGATACAAATATAGACCTTTTACTTTGCTCAACTTTGCTAACCTTCGAAACAGCTGCATGAAATGGTGTGATTACTACGTAgctttgattgatttgtttgagctgtagccaagatttgtactgatcttctttattaactTACATGTGATGATATGGTTACTGATCAATACACACTAACATGCAGTAATAAAGATAAacgataaagtttctggcgttaatcagtccgttTGGGATACGccaccacttcaattcagaatcgtttgaggttcacgaacgtgtaactagccagTGTTTtgatcctcccagacaagtctggcaccaatttaacGACCCCGCAgagatgagaggcttggtgaccactagtgcggattcgaacctcgatcgtgcaggcagcggaactaAACGGAACGCCACACTACACACGCCCTCATAAGTTAGATTGTAATATTGGTCTTATATCTCGCCACCTGGGAAAAGGTGAAATCAAGGCGTTACAGAGAATTACGTCGTGGTAGGATGGAAGTTCGAAATATTGTGCACGTGtcatttttgaagcaaaatgaAAGGTTATTGAAGGAAATGCTCAGTGGAACAGTAGTGGCAGCCTGAGCCAGTGCCGACAGCCTTGCACCGGGACTTGGGTCAACTAAGGGTGCCAAATACTGAAAGTGTCAAAACTGACCTCTACTTTATTAATTAGGTTAGATACACAGTATCTATTCATTGTCCAGAGGAACAACTGCATTTTCCCCATCAATAACTTTATCAATATCCTTTTTTAATCAGTATCTTCATCATCAGGAAGTTCTCGATCAGACAtctaatttaaaggcatcaccccactaatctgaggtggtgcagatttcaggtggggtattcttataagggatagtagattatgaagaggtccatttcttcctaattgccggaaaaaacggcccggaaagtgcagcgcgtgcagaaggctggtgcgctccaatcgaactccttgtgggaaATAGCGCGTCAGAACGATTGAAGCCGTAtattctgggccgtttttaaggcaattaggaagaaatggacggaatcaccctcctctccacaatctactatcccttattagaatactccacctaaaatctgcaccacctcagattcgtggggtgatgcctttaaattcagGCTGTTTAGATATCGGTGATGTGGTTTCAAAAATCTTACCTTAAGATGCTGTGAACGGGTGCAGCTGAATGTTTGAGTGCGGATGTTCTCGATCTTTAAATCCCGAATTCATAATAGTGTTCGGTACGATTACACttgataaaaatttaaatttgtcATCATTTTTCAACTAACTAGCGAGGTTTGTTTCAATTCAGCAGCTATACCCTCATAGTGTAGACTGTTGCGCTTTTACACTCCTTATTATTTACGAGTTATGTCGACAGATTTATACTACAATGATTtccgaaataaaaaatatatgattTACTAAAGTTACTTTTATGCAAGATTAAAAGAGCGAGTGTGCAGTCAAAATATTCTCGAAATTCTTGTAAAGTTTGGAGTATTCACCTTCTATTCAATGGATGGGTCTGCATTGCGTAAGGCGACGTGAGAGAATCAACACTACATTAACTACCAAAATTTTCAGGTGTATTTTTGGAGTACTCACCATATGCGACACTGGATTCGAAAAAATGCCTCTCTATTACGATTTCAAGCTTTTACTCGCTTTGATGATGTTTTTGGACCCTCCTAGGCTTATAGATCAAATCAAAGAGATAATAAATGGGAAAGTAAGCTGGAACTTTTTTTGCCCTAGTGTGACATCTCAACACGTTCAGCTGACATGCTTCTATATTTTTAAGTACACTGAAGAAAGCCGCatattcaacaaaaatgaattggaTACATTAAGTAAGCAGCACTCACCGCGTCCAGAGAAGCCGTAAGTGAAACATTACTCTCGTGTGGGGAAGTacgaatccgaaaaaaaatatgaaaaatatttttaaatttgtccATGAACAAGTCTATTGGTGGGAATAAGCAAATTCTGCCTTCTTTGCAGCTCTAATATAGATACAGGGAGTACGAACCATATAGATTGAAGTGCATAGGTTCAGAGATCAGAAAACCACTATTGCAATAATGAACATTTCACAGAACACGCAGAAGTtgtctttgtcttcctttttgcGCTTAGTCCATTAAGTATTTATGAAAGATCATAAGATGTTCAGTTAGTCTCAGCAAAATATTATGAAATTCGTAATTCTGTTTGTGAGAAatcaacttcttcttttccatgttCCCTCAAATTTTCGTTGCTTAAACATCGTTTTCTCCATCTAATCTCCACTACAAGACAGTAAAACCTCGAACGTTCGTATTCAGGACCAGTGAGCCTGATCCAGGCAGCAGTCGGGGCGATTTGTCCgaggagaagaaaggaaaaaaggctGAAGCTGCCCCTTCAGATGTCAGTCTTAATTTGTACTGAATTATtcagaaaagcaaaagaaaacgaatagtGGCACCACAACTAATCCCAGCCATCAATGGATAATCGATGCTGACGAGACTCGATAGCTCTAACCAAATCTACTCCACTCACCgacttttcttccaatttctaCTTAGATATTCAAGTAGAATTTTATTTAGGACGAAATCCAACGTATACTGATTAGAAGCATTTCGGAAGTGAGGTTTTTAAACCTGAATCGGAAAAACATTCCGACGTGGGGCTGACACTGTACGCTCTACTTCAAATCCTTGACAAAATGGTAGAGTGATGTTGCCAGTAATGTACTAAAAGGAATCGCAAGAGTTTGTTGCACCTCGGTGTTGCCCAAATGTAGCGTAGATTAACAGATTATACTTCCAGAAGTGTTCCATAGACTTTTCTGTTTCTTGGTGTGCCGCACCTTCCTTATAGAATGAGTTCAAATATAAGTAATTGAGTATTTGACAAATTCTGAAGTCATGCACTGGCTAATTTCAAATGCATTCGAAAGATGTAAGGAAACGCGGTGCTACACTACTACCGTTGTGCCTTCCTGAGTTATCATATGAGCAGTGTGACTGTCCGGAACaaggtcaagcgtgtgataGGACTTTCCCATTGGGGGTCTTAAAGGGAGAAGGGATCGTAAGGGGTGCGAGGTGAACAGTAGTGAATGGAGGATAGAGGATAACTTGATAACCATAACAAAATATTTCGCAGTATTAAATGATTACGTACATTACGAAATATTAGGTTATTAAGTTCCAAACGTAGGACAGAAACATGGAAGCCGCAAAAGTTTGTTGGTGGAAGTTCTAAAAATGTGTAACTTGTTGACAATGTAACAACGAGACCTCATAGGTTCGACACCcggctgagtcaaatttttgcaaaagagttgGAAACCCGAAACCACttctgaaagatgaagaatttagtTATACATAGTTTGCAGCTGTTCAAAAGTGGATAGAATGGAATTTATTGAccaaaaaaagctcagaatctgtgcacattgttaggtttGGGAGATCGCAAGTAACTTCGTGAGAGAAATGTTTTAGGTGGTTTATTATAGAGAAAGATTTGCACTGCGAAAAGTCACATCGCTGATTTTTTCCGCCTGCTagcttttttggaatttagatgaagcaaacttgaaatttttcgatattttcggattttttcatCTAAATTTGGAGGAACCAGACGgacaagaaagagaaattcccTATTATGGGGGTTTCCTTAATCCCTTTATACCATTATATGGGTAATTTCTTGAAACGCCGCTCCGCTTTTCTCAAATGGGAGCACATCACAAGATCCCGATTTTTGCTGGTGCGCCGAAAAGTGATATGATCTTGAACAAACTCTCATAACTCAGAGCAATTTAGTGCTATGCAGGTCCCTTTCAGGTATTGTGGCAGAAGATTTTCTATACGCGATGATACATCGCATGATTCTCAGGGCCTCaccgtttttccaaatttttgatgaaaaatggcACTTTTTCCATCTCGTCCCATCTAAATCCATTCCAGCATTTCACCAGTCCCATTGCATTCCACTAAGAATAGGAGGTTGAAAGGAACAGTGGTATGAGTTTTGTAGGGCAATCCTTTCATGAAAAACTacctagaatttttcttttggtcgTCTTATTGCAGAAGTTATGCGCGATCTCCCAAACCTAACAAgctgcacagaatctgagcttttttggtcaatGAATCctattaaatccacttttaaactgctgaaaactacgtATAGTTGAATTCTTCAACTTTTAGAAGTGGTTTTAGgtttattacatttttgcagaaatttgacTCGTACCTTCGAACCTGAATCGTCCCATTCCACactgaaacaaaatgttgattttttagtcgttttttttattagtgcccatgttcgactggcCTTGAATTTTGGCATGATTTAATATCATGCCCATAGGTGACTTATCCTCCCAAGTCTCATCACCCtacaaaaaacattcaaacgatCAGCAAACTCAAAGGAAAACACATCTGCTAgcgcttacctcatttgctaAAATTTGGGAACGTAACGGAGCACCACGAAACAACTATGAATCAAGGCTTTTTTTAATAGGAATCTGACGGCCCactccgtagatcaaaacccgcacacACACCTAGTTCGTTCGTGATCGTAACgcactcatcctttctgttcttttttcaattttggacTTTTCACGGTTATCCAAAATGCCCCTAGTGTTCTCGGATCTACTATCTCGGACTCGAATGACAGTATCGCAACTTCCACCTCAATTTCGGATttcatattctacggtgtgcttcAAGTGGGATAGTgaatttagattttgcgagtccatctagatgctccttaaTCTGAACATTGTCTATTGGTTTCTCCCATGTGAATTTAATGTACAGACATTGGTGGTTGAGAACATTGAAGCACTCATCCAATTCTGCCTGTGTTGAGCAAACAACGCAACAATAATTATGTAACGACAATACAGAAGTGGTTTGCGATCCTGTATAGAGTTTTCGACTTTTGACATGAAGACAATGATGAGAGTGGGTGCCATCGTTTCTCTCTTAGCCAGGCCTCAAGTTGTCGATAGTATTGTCCCGACTATCGTAAAACAGAATAATTTAGGCACTCGTTTATCAGCGCCATGGCCTGCCCAATGCTCATTTCGTACAGGTTTAATGGAGCCTGGTGCTGCGTGAGTAGTTTGTAAACTGCTTGCATCGCAACATCGTTGGACACGTTCGTATAGGGCGACATAACGTCAAAGGACTCTATGACACATTTGGGTTTGGACGACGACGTACTAcgaatttttctgagaaagtAGTTTTAGCTACTAAGGTAGACAGGGAAATATCTGAACACCTGACTTAGGACTATGTTAAGCAGCCAGCAAATTCTATCTGGGGACCCCCAATACCACTTGTTATAGGTTCCACTTTAAAGTCACGTGGATTATTTAAATGAAGATCGTTTTAAGAGAGCTTGTGAGTTTCTATCAAAAAGTATAGAAGGTGTACAGGTAATACAACCTTGAAACGTGTAAAAGGTTCTTTGGTAGCCGTGCTGTTCCCGCTGTTTCAACCTATACCCGGTTCAGATGGCGATATTGCTTTCTAAATTCATTTGCGGAGGATCACATAGTGTCATTCTCAAGACGTTCCCTTGTTATTGCTATGTCTAGTTCATGTGACAAGGCAACAAATTCCGCTCCCTTATCACTAACGAAGAGCTTGATCTTTCCAGCTGCACAAAGATTGCGAATCTAATGTAGACCTCGGCGTCGGACAATATAGAGATTCAAATCtacgtggttttttttttcaaagaacgcTCCAATGTGGAGTATATGGATGTGGGAAACAGTCTAAACTTCCCATCTATGGTCAGGTTAGGATCTGAAGGTTTACACATGACGCGTGGAAAAGGTATGGAGGGTAAGGTTGCTTACTCGCACTCGCAGTTCTCTTTTCTCGAGtcccctctttttcttttgctctcaGTCGCAACCTATCATGACCAAATTGGGTAATTGGAGGCTGCCTATGAACTTGCGTGATAATCCCGGACTTATTGATTGAGTAGGCGCAAAAGTAGGGCCGAAATTAAAAAGGGAAACCGCCGCAGTTGAGAGGTGTGCATCACCAATCACAAAAACACTAAATGAACCTTGTACATTGTTGTTGATAGCATTGGTGCCGTTGTGATCTGAACACATAGAGGTCGTGCTAATAGACTCGCTAGCTTTCTGGTGTAGTCGATGCTCTATCAGTCGTCTGAACGTTTCCTGTATTCTACATCTAGCACTACAGCGAATGCAATCACAAATGGACTTTGACCCACCCACTATTCTCCTCCAAATGCGCCCCGGCACAAAACGTCacaacattcttttttataGTTACACTTTTTAAACAACGATAGCATATGGCCCCCGTCTAGTCTTCAATGTCATACATAACAGTCGCTGTTCGATTTGTTGCATCTACCGGCATCCCTTGGCAACACCGTTTATCTCGTGAATTCGCTTGTTGGCTGTGAAGTTTGGAGTGACCTGATGTTGTCGACAGCGGCGGAGAAAAAGGCGTGGTCTGTCTTTCTGAGACAATCTTCTGTCTCAACGACAGAACGTCATTGGCCAGTCGAAAGCAGTTTGCTGGTACATTTTTCAAGCcatttctttgaagttttttcttctgcctaTGCGCTAACCTTTCGTCGTATTATTTGCTTTAATCAGTatttaaaattgtttcataggttttaaaatgaaaatgaaaatatttctatacCAATACTCCAACAAAATTTGaccgaattttcttcttctactacttgctgtttcttctcttttgtcAGCTAccgaatttcactttttccatttcttcggctaattttcgatttttggtTTCCAAAACACAATAATcccaatatattgaattggcagcAACCTAGAACTGACACAGCACgattggagaaaaagaaaaagaagaagaaggagtgAGGGAGGGTGTATTCAAGAGGGTCGTGTCCCATTCACAGTTGACCCTGCGCTGGACTCTCAGAGTTTTCAATGTTCTCATTTCGCTCGCacatttgtcgttttttttagagtcAAAGTGATTAAGTTATCAGAAGTATTCGACTAATCAATAGGCTTCTTATTCAGCAATTAGGTGACAATTCCGGAACTGCACGTGGATCGGCACCATAGCGGAACAATAAGAGAAACAGGAAAAGTGCAATACATTGAAATATTTACTCCTGCATTTCTATCCatccattattttcattccacctgaaataaaatCCTACAATGTCAATAACTTAACAGAACGACGGAAGAAAATAAGCAGAAATGATCCTCTTTCCTGATCTCTATGTTGAGGTGTTTCTTGAGAAATCTGAGAGCACAACATAAGAACTCAATCAATGCTTTTTAATATGGGTATAACATTGTAGAGGAATTCGGATTAGGAATATACCGGTTTTCAAGAGTTTTTTGTGTATGACAGGTGTGCACGAAGAATCAATTTGCAAAAGACAATTCCAGTTTGATTTCTAGGAGCAAAGCGTAGGAAACTTCATTCTGATCGGTACAAGTCATGATCACCATGCAGCTTTATATTAACCTTGTCAAGGAATCTAAAAGTAGTAGGATATTTTCTAACGTAAAATGTTATGCAAAAGTAGAGTGGAACTAATTACAGCAGTGCAGTTAAATGATTCATGCGACTGCAGTCTTAGtagtcatctttttttctctgctagTGTATGCTTCTCAACTTTATCTAAAAGGAGGACTTTTTGCTATGAAAACCGCAAGAAAGCAAAGTAGTTTAATCTACTTCCAAAAACAGAGGAACACACTTTTTGAAGTACATTGAGCACCGTTTACGTTGATTTTTGCCCTAATATATGTTTTCGATAATAACAATCCTGATGTTAATAATAGTAGCACAATCATTTTGTATCTTCTGGCTCGTTTCACTTCTGGCTTGTCTTTCATCTCTACAGTCACCTCATAACAGAATATCGTTGTACACAATGTTCTTCACTAAAGCGCTCAACCGAAGCCAACCTTCACTATGGCAGGCGACCTCACTCGGGAAATAGCCACGTGGAGTTGTCTGTGACTAAAAACGTCTTCCGGCAAGTGCACTCACACTTTATTAAGGCTATCCCTGATCCTTGTTCATACTCATTACAAAAGCAAGGCGTAAGGGAAATTGCCTTCTTCGCTGTCGGGATTTAAGCTGCTTTTCCCACTAGTTCTCAATTACTGATCAGCTGACTGATTTCTTCAACTTCCACAAACAAAACGATAGCCAAGCACATAGCTTCCGAGAGTCTCTGCTCTTAATCGCATCCCGTTCCAAACCGTCAAAATTGCGCAGAAGCGTGATTTGGTCGTGTTGTCCTTGCTCGACTATTTGCAACTCTTGCAGAAAATTGCCTCCAATGATGAATGGCTTTCCGCCGAATGGTCTGTCGTTCTGCATGATACCACATATCAAACCTTCAATGGCCTCTAGGGTGCACTTCGGAGCCATTGAAATTTCATCCCATGTGAAACAATATCAATGACCATGGGCTGCTGCGCTTCTTTTTGCTGGGGTTTCATTAGAGACGTGCGATTTCCATCGGCCATGGTGAGCGTGAACGCTGAGGTTACTGTTTGTCCATTTGGCAGAAGGCAGCGATTCCATTCCAGGCAACAAACAGCAATTGACACCACTGCTACACGATCAGGTTGTATATGGTACTATGGAAACACCTTCActacttttcacttttcactttCATGCTGAGAAGAGTCAACTATTACATCAGAAAGTGAAGGCCGTTCATTTATAGGTGGTATAAAAATTTGGGTCAAATCTCGCCCAAACATTAACATCCTATCAACAATGTCGAAGTAAGCAGCAACAATTGCCTCTACTAGGCCTTCTCTCCTGCTAATGATATCGCTATCGATGTCATTAACAGGAGAGAAGGCCTAATAGAGgctaaactggtaccagatttgtatgggaagataaaaacactgatttgacacattaACTATCTCTCACAAGTCACTGTATGGGATAGTTATTGGAGTTAATTGAAGaggacgtggtggcgcatcccaaccTGACTAATTAACGTTAGacattatccttttttatttctttaaaaaccaTTCGGGTAATagtagtatcgagtttgataagctgtacacgaggttgttaaataaatttattggctaacgtttcggctatatcgtcttcttcagagcctgaaaaagagggattcaatctacaatttaaacgaccaacctcttcacaactaaactgataaactccacgcctactttcaatcaccaatttagcgactacactgagtgctcaccttagatcggagacgcctagcatggatcgctgactggtcgatcacgatggcgaatggttcgaatgtcacattcggatcagaagaaccattcgagatatggcgcgagttcccgtgTTATCGTCAGACATTCGCCCTTGCGGTTCAATTTAGGATTTTAACTTCGATCCAAAATGCCAGCAGCGACCTATAATTAGTAGTGTAGGAGGTCCTACGGATAGGATAGGGTGGTTCCTAAACACAATATTTGCGCAAGTATTGAACCATTTACTTGCCCATTTGACAAATACCCGTATGTTCCTAGACCACCTACGCGCAGCACACCTGACAAGAGACTGTGCCATGGAGTCTTTCGACGTCGAAGCACTGTATACGAATGTATCTAATGACTCTGCGATACAGGCTATGTTCGAACTGCTTAAACAAAACATAAGAACCATCAATTTACACGGATTGTCAATCTCCCAATTGATGGTTCTTCTCAAGGCGTGCCTCGACTGCAATATCTTTAGATGGTCTTGGAATTACTTTGCACAGCTTAGAGGTTAGGCTATGGGGCAGAGATTGGCTCCCACCTtagctatttcatttatggccAAAATTGAAGCACCTGTTCTGGAACTACGTCCACTGTTCTACTCTCGGTACATTGACGACTGTTTTGTCATTTGCGCCACCCAAGCGGAGATGGACAAATGTTTTGGCTTGTTGAACTGACAGTCCGAACACATAAAACTTGCTAGGGAGAAACCACAGGGCAACTGGCTTCCTTTTCTGAACATCCAGGTTTGCATCTCAAACGGTACGTACCAAACGAAATGGTATCGTAGGCCCAGTAACAGAAACatcttggttcattttctttctgctcatccatttCATATGAAGAAAGGTATGCTTAACAACATGTTCCGCAAGGCAAGAACCGTTTGTAGTGGacctgaggagagaaaggaattGTTAACTTTGGCTCACGAAATTGCTGTTTCGAATGGTTATGAAATCCGAACGTCTGAAACGAGACGATACCGAAGTGAACGAGCACGGCAATTGGAAAACCCCACCACAGATAGGATACCCctctgctttccttacatctccgatgaaatgagcgctgccattaggcggtgtctgagTAGAGCAGACCTGGACAGCTCCGTTTCGGTCATTGAAGTAtcaccgaacaatttgaaacgtcagCTAGTTTGGAATCGTTCgtacgataccatctgtacaacaccgaattgtattatttgtcccacaggtagacCAGGGGACTGCTTGGGACCTGGGGTCATCTACCTGATTTCGtgcacgaactgtggcgacgagtatGCCGGTGAaacgataacgcgggaactcgtgccatatctcgaatggttcttccgatccgaatgtgacattcgaaccattcgccatcgtgatcgaccagtcagcgatccatgctaggcgtctccgatctaaggtgagcactcagtgtagtcgctaaattggtgattgaaagtaggcgtggagtttatcagtttagttgtggagaggttggtcatttaaattgtagattaaATCcccccttttcaggctctgaagaaggcgatgtagccgaaacgttaaccaataaatttatttaacaacctcgtgtacagcttatcaaactcgatactacattcaactatgccgaggttcattgaaagtcgaacttttcaactcaTTCGGGTAATAGTTGGTCGACGTTTATCACGTAGCGCTGCTTGCTCAGCTCTTTCAACTTCACTCGTTATTTTGAACGAACGCACATAAGCATTGTTTTGTGCGAAACATTCGCTCAAGGTTTTGATGAGCTCTGTATCGCACCTCAAACTTTGCAGAATTCCACAACACTATTGAGCCCTTGG
Coding sequences within it:
- a CDS encoding hypothetical protein (NECATOR_CHRIV.G16072.T1), with protein sequence MDQFLESAQDKVQNKKWWTARWLDDLSKQTDVDVDTLSKAIAGVVFVICACTKQARLLCNSILIAVPLISTFGYPKEAASKDDMVIYWCIFGVLTICDTGFEKMPLYYDFKLLLALMMFLDPPRLIDQIKEIINGKYTEESRIFNKNELDTLSKQHSPRPEKPTSEPDPGSSRGDLSEEKKGKKAEAAPSDQLGDNSGTARGSAP
- a CDS encoding hypothetical protein (NECATOR_CHRIV.G16073.T1); this translates as MAPKCTLEAIEGLICGIMQNDRPFGGKPFIIGGNFLQELQIVEQGQHDQITLLRNFDGLERDAIKSRDSRKLCAWLSFCLWKLKKSVS
- a CDS encoding hypothetical protein (NECATOR_CHRIV.G16074.T1) yields the protein MKKGMLNNMFRKARTVCSGPEERKELLTLAHEIAVSNGYEIRTSETRRYRSERARQLENPTTDRIPLCFPYISDEMSAAIRRCLSRADLDSSVSVIEVSPNNLKRQLVWNRSYDTICTTPNCIICPTGRPGDCLGPGVIYLISCTNCGDEYAGETITRELVPYLEWFFRSECDIRTIRHRDRPVSDPC